The following proteins are co-located in the Solanum pennellii chromosome 8, SPENNV200 genome:
- the LOC107028195 gene encoding protein DETOXIFICATION 49-like, with translation MLSPLIDQKEENNIPKQKSHLTLAILEAKCIGKIAFPMIFTGLILYSRSIISMIFLGHLGELSLAGGSLAIGFANITGYSILSGLAMGMEPICGQAFGAKRFNILGLTLQRTILLLLLTSIPISILWLFMQKLLILCGQNHEIAKMAQNYILFSLPDLFAQSLLHPLRIYLRSQSITLPLTFCAIFAIILHIPINYFLIKILNLGIKGVALSGVWTNFNLVGSLIIYIIFSKIYKKTWCGISLECFKGWKSLLNLAIPSCISVCLEWWWYEIMILLCGILINPQSTVASMGILIQTTSLIYIFPSSLSFGVSTRVGNELGANRPNRAKLAAIIGLCTSFVLGISSLFFAILVRNIWAKIFTQDQEIMKLTSMVLPIIGLCELGNCPQTTGCGVLRGTARPKLGANINLGCFYLIGMPIAIWLSFFMGFDFKGLWLGLLGAQGSCAVTMMLIILVKTNWEDQARRAKELINGDYDNQDEKIEDYLDYHKLENSNV, from the coding sequence atGTTGAGTCCTTTGATAGAtcaaaaggaagaaaacaataTTCCAAAGCAAAAAAGCCATCTAACACTTGCAATTTTAGAAGCAAAATGCATTGGAAAAATTGCATTTCCTATGATATTTACAGGCCTAATTCTTTATTCACGTTCAattatttcaatgatttttcttGGTCATTTAGGGGAACTTTCTTTAGCTGGTGGTTCACTTGCAATTGGATTTGCAAATATAACCGGTTATTCAATTCTTTCAGGTTTAGCCATGGGAATGGAACCAATTTGTGGACAAGCTTTTGGTGCTAAAAGATTCAACATTTTAGGCCTTacattacaaagaacaattctTTTGCTACTTTTAACCTCAATTCCAATTTCAATTTTGTGGCTATTTATGCAAAAACTCTTGATTTTATGTGGCCAAAATCATGAAATTGCAAAAATGGCACAAAATTACATCCTTTTTTCACTCCCTGACCTTTTTGCTCAATCACTTTTACACCCCTTGAGGATTTATCTACGTTCACAATCCATCACATTGCCTTTAACATTTTGTGCTATTTTTGCAATCATTCTTCATATCccaattaattatttcttaatcaAAATTCTTAATCTTGGGATTAAAGGTGTAGCATTAAGTGGGGTTTGGACAAATTTCAATCTTGTTGGATCATTAATAATTTACATTATATTTTCAAAGATTTACAAGAAAACTTGGTGTGGAATTTCTTTAGAGTGTTTTAAGGGATGGAAATCACTTCTCAATTTAGCAATTCCAAGTTGTATTAGTGTTTGTTTAGAGTGGTGGTGGTatgaaattatgatattattatgtgGGATTTTAATTAATCCTCAATCAACAGTTGCATCAATGGGAATTTTGATCCAAACAACATCTTTAATCTACATTTTCCCATCTTCATTAAGCTTTGGTGTATCAACAAGAGTTGGAAATGAGCTAGGTGCTAATCGTCCAAATCGCGCTAAATTAGCCGCTATTATTGGACTATGTACAAGTTTCGTCCTGGGTATCTCATCCTTATTTTTTGCTATTCTCGTACGTAATATTTGGGCAAAAATATTCACTCAAGATCaagaaattatgaaattaaccTCAATGGTGTTACCTATTATTGGACTTTGTGAACTTGGGAATTGTCCACAAACAACAGGTTGTGGTGTGTTAAGAGGAACAGCTAGGCCAAAATTAGGTGCTAATATTAATTTAggatgtttttatttaattggaaTGCCAATTGCAATTTGGTTAAGTTTTTTTATGGGATTTGATTTTAAAGGATTATGGCTTGGATTATTAGGTGCACAAGGTTCATGTGCTGTGACTATGATGTTAATTATTTTGGTTAAGACTAATTGGGAAGATCAAGCAAGAAGAGCAAAAGAACTAATTAATGGTGATTATGATAATCAAGATGAAAAGATAGAGGATTATTTGGATTATCACAAGTTGGAAAATTCaaatgtttga